Proteins from a single region of Candidatus Micrarchaeum acidiphilum ARMAN-2:
- a CDS encoding methionyl-tRNA synthetase: MNKTQKFIVTSALPYAEAVPHLGNFVGSILPADVYFKYLKMKGEDAIFICGSDQHGTPIELKAIKAGITPDRLSNEVHEKIKKVMERSGCTFTYYGKTHSESNKLTVYEIFESLRKNGYIIETEDTQAYCSVDDRFLSDRFIIGTCPYCGYSDARGDQCENCGHLLSPQELIEPYCAVCGNKKLEFRKTKNLALDLEALSGEIKAFVESHKHNNWTKNAINKTLSYLEQGLKPRDITRNIKWGFPVPLKGFEDKAFYVWFDAVIGYIGITREWSESQYLNYWKDPDTKLIQFMGKDNLEFHTMMWPGILIGAGREYVLPHTIKVFEYLNAKGVKFSKSKGVGLNMEGAVELLPSDYWRFALMYLLPETSDTDFSIEEFIEIVNKVMNDKIGNLVNRVLTIYGANRGIISGEEDDAASISKARSIISEYIAEFDAINMRNALHKVIELSELGNEVMSSTEPWKLAKAGDANSKREFSKIMVSLRQIVYDLGIMLWPFAPDAASKILDYFGMDGQPEIKMLENVPDIDTNKPPKAIFSKITEKERKNFEKYIDS; encoded by the coding sequence GTGAATAAGACGCAAAAGTTTATAGTGACATCTGCATTGCCGTATGCGGAAGCCGTTCCGCACCTCGGGAATTTCGTCGGGTCAATACTTCCCGCTGACGTTTATTTCAAGTACCTAAAGATGAAGGGCGAGGACGCCATATTCATATGCGGCTCGGACCAGCACGGCACACCAATAGAGCTAAAGGCGATAAAGGCAGGCATAACCCCGGACCGGCTTTCCAACGAAGTGCACGAAAAGATAAAAAAGGTAATGGAAAGGTCTGGATGCACGTTCACTTACTATGGCAAGACCCATTCTGAAAGCAATAAGCTAACTGTGTACGAGATATTTGAATCGCTCAGGAAGAACGGCTACATAATTGAGACCGAGGACACGCAGGCCTACTGCAGCGTAGATGACAGATTCCTGTCAGACAGGTTCATCATAGGTACATGCCCATACTGCGGCTACTCAGACGCTCGCGGAGATCAGTGCGAAAACTGCGGGCACTTGCTAAGCCCGCAGGAGTTAATAGAGCCGTACTGCGCAGTATGCGGCAACAAAAAGCTTGAATTTCGCAAGACAAAGAACCTCGCTCTGGACCTAGAAGCGCTTTCTGGGGAAATAAAGGCATTTGTAGAGTCGCACAAGCACAACAACTGGACCAAAAATGCCATCAACAAGACCCTGAGCTATCTCGAGCAGGGTCTAAAGCCGAGAGACATAACCAGGAACATAAAATGGGGATTCCCCGTACCGCTAAAGGGCTTCGAGGACAAAGCCTTCTATGTATGGTTTGACGCAGTGATAGGATACATAGGGATAACGCGGGAATGGAGTGAAAGCCAGTACCTTAATTACTGGAAGGATCCGGACACAAAGCTCATTCAGTTCATGGGAAAGGACAATCTTGAATTCCATACAATGATGTGGCCCGGTATACTTATAGGCGCCGGCAGGGAATACGTACTGCCGCACACCATAAAGGTTTTCGAATACCTGAACGCCAAGGGGGTAAAGTTTTCCAAAAGCAAGGGAGTGGGGCTCAACATGGAGGGCGCAGTGGAGCTGCTGCCATCTGATTACTGGAGGTTTGCACTAATGTATCTGCTGCCGGAAACATCCGATACCGATTTCTCAATAGAGGAATTCATAGAAATAGTGAACAAGGTAATGAACGACAAGATAGGCAACCTCGTAAACAGGGTGCTGACCATATACGGTGCCAACCGCGGAATAATATCAGGCGAGGAGGACGATGCGGCATCGATTTCAAAGGCGAGGTCGATAATAAGCGAGTACATCGCAGAGTTCGACGCAATAAACATGCGAAACGCGCTTCACAAAGTCATAGAGCTCTCAGAGCTTGGCAACGAAGTCATGAGCAGCACAGAGCCGTGGAAGCTTGCCAAGGCCGGAGATGCAAATTCGAAAAGGGAGTTTTCAAAGATAATGGTGTCCCTAAGACAAATAGTATACGACCTAGGCATAATGCTGTGGCCGTTTGCCCCAGATGCTGCATCCAAGATACTGGATTATTTTGGCATGGACGGGCAGCCTGAAATAAAGATGTTGGAGAACGTGCCTGATATAGACACAAACAAGCCGCCAAAAGCCATATTCAGCAAAATAACCGAAAAGGAGCGCAAGAACTTCGAGAAATACATAGATTCGTAA
- a CDS encoding 30S ribosomal protein S8e, which produces MSQFSSQRMAGSKTKKSGNGKKKVKFRDKRRSETGNYFAATKLSEKNVNVRVRKRGGVTGTRLKNAGMVNLLTKDGYKKVKIKGVMESRDNSNFARQNIITKGTLINTDLGKAIVTNRPGREGSVNAKLID; this is translated from the coding sequence ATGAGTCAATTTAGCTCCCAAAGGATGGCAGGTTCAAAGACGAAAAAATCCGGAAACGGAAAAAAGAAGGTAAAGTTCAGGGATAAGCGGAGAAGCGAAACCGGAAATTATTTTGCCGCAACAAAACTTTCCGAAAAAAACGTAAATGTGCGGGTAAGGAAGCGCGGCGGAGTAACGGGCACGCGCCTCAAGAATGCCGGCATGGTCAACCTCCTGACCAAAGACGGCTACAAGAAGGTCAAGATCAAGGGCGTCATGGAATCCAGGGACAACAGCAACTTCGCAAGGCAGAACATAATAACAAAAGGGACCCTAATAAACACAGACCTGGGCAAGGCCATAGTCACCAACCGCCCCGGAAGGGAGGGCAGCGTGAATGCAAAGCTGATAGATTGA
- a CDS encoding t-RNA-binding domain protein produces MVTIEDFSKIELRIGKIVEVEDLEGAKKPIYAMKVDLGELGIRSIAAGIKDVYSKEQLLGKRVVVVANLDPKRIANFVSEGMVLAAEDESGISLLGPDKELMPGSRVR; encoded by the coding sequence ATGGTTACTATTGAGGATTTTTCCAAGATCGAGCTCAGGATTGGTAAGATAGTCGAAGTGGAGGACCTGGAAGGTGCGAAGAAGCCCATATATGCGATGAAAGTGGACCTTGGCGAGCTTGGGATAAGAAGCATTGCCGCAGGGATAAAGGATGTGTATTCGAAGGAGCAGCTGCTTGGAAAGCGCGTAGTGGTGGTGGCGAACCTTGACCCTAAGAGGATAGCAAACTTCGTTTCGGAAGGTATGGTCCTGGCAGCCGAGGACGAGTCTGGCATATCCCTGCTTGGTCCAGACAAGGAGCTTATGCCCGGGAGCAGAGTAAGATGA